TACCCgatccgattttttttttctctcgtagCATTCTCTGTAAATAAGTTAGAACTTCAggaattttttcataaatgtttctgaaaatgtatatatagatatgtaaaTTAAGGTTTAGCTTTTTAACTTATCCACTTCCTAATTCCTAAAGTCCCCTGGTTTAACCTTTTCTTCAGTACCGAAGAAATAaataacagagaaaaagagTAGAGGAAATAAAGCGACTTGCCATGGAAGCTCTTATTGCTTCCACTTCTTTCTTCCTCCCAATCTCCAACTCTTCCTCACAAATCCGATTCTtccattcatcttcttctcccaacTTAAAGTTCGGGactttttggaaaactttgtcatcatcatcacaactcGTCGTCTCATCCTCTTCTGCAATTTCCGCACCTCCTTCTTCTACTGCTCCTACTCAAAACACATATTGGATGGTGTTATTGGACAAACCTCCACAATGGGTTTCTTCCAAATCCGATATCGTTGATTATTATGTCGAGATTCTTGCCAAAGTGTTGGGCAAGtaggttcttttctttttgagctTTTGTGATTCGAAGTTTCTTCCTTTCTTACTACtgttagttgttttgtttgcagTGAAAAAGATGCGCAGATGAGTATATATGATGCTTCCTTTGATACCCATTTCGGGTTTTGTTGTCATATCGACGAAGATGCTTCACGCCAGCTCGTGagtgagtattattattatatcactGAGAATTTCAGATTCTGTTTCGTATGGTTGGTGTTTTTAATTGGGTTTTCTGTGGAAACTTTAGGTTTACCTGGAGTATTATCTGTTAGACCTGAAGCAGGTTATAGTTCAGAGAAGAGGAATTATGGTATTGGGAATCAGAAAGTTGTTTCCTTGTTTGATCATGGGACAGTGAAACATTGGATGGTACGAATAGATAAGCCAGGAGTTGGGATTGTTACTAAAGCGCAGATGGTTGATCATTGTGTTCAGTTGCTATCCAAGGTTTTGTGGAAGTGAGTTTCtgtttcttgcttgattttgcCTTGAGGAAGCTATTGTCTGTCTGTGTTCTTCAGATTTTAATAGCATGTTCTTATTTGCAGTGAAAAGGATGCACAGATGTGTCTTTATCATGTTTCCTGGCAGTCTGATTTCGGATTTTGTTGTGATCTCGATGAGAATAGTGCTGTGGAGTTAGCTGGTTTGTGAGTTTGTCAAATGGAAACCAGACAACAATGTTTGTTGACTTGTTTATGGATTTAATTAATAGATGAAGAGATAAAGTTTGATTGATGCAGGTGTACCTGCTGTTCTTGCAGTTGTTCCTGATAACAGTTTCGAGTCACTAAACAAAGACTATGAAGGTATGTCTTGGATACTGATCTTCGGATTGAAACAATGTGCTACAATATTGTTTAGAATCTTTGCAAATCTCACCTTTAGCTTAATTGATGACAATAAATGTGTTAAAATTTTCACATTGTAATAACTTTggctctcttttcttttccaaaaggCGATAGTACACAAGATTCAGGAGATCAAGATGATTCAGAGTCTCCTCCCATTAAGACGAAGAAATTGTTTATAACTGGTATGCTAACACTTATGCATGCTTTTGGTATAAAACTCATGCTTCTCCCAATGCATgcttaaattcttaatttacGAATGAAGTTCGTTCAGAAGATAACATTTACTGATAGATCATGTATTTTGGGTTCAGGACTGTCGTTTTACACATCTGAGAAGACATTACGTGCAGCATTTGAAGGGTTTGGTGAACTAGTGGAAGGTATTCATGATTTCCTATCCCATATTCTCATTTAAAGGTCAAAGATATTATTGAGAAAAAGATAGATAATAACAGCCTGTAATTTTCATCTGCAGTCAAAATAATTATGGACAAGATATCAAAGAGATCAAAAGGCTATGCCTTTCTAGAGTACACGACAGAGGAAGCTGCAAGCGCTGCACTGAAAGAGATGAATGGAAAGGTAAAGCTATGTTTTCGAGATCCTAGTGTTTATTTTATATCTACTGGAAGTAAAATCTGAACATTAATGtgatggagagagagaggggaaacCATGCTTGACTCTCAGATTAAGGTGATGTTTTCTCTGTGCAGATTATTAACGGGTGGATGATAGTAGTAGATGTAGCCAAGACCAAACCATTCAGGCAAAACAGAAGTCAACCGAGTTCCAGGTTCTAGAAACCAGCCTTAGGTGATACGAGCATGGGGATTGGAGATGCTTCAGGCCAAGAAAGAAAAGGCATGCAGTGTCATGTATCACACTAGATCGAGGGTTTAAGAGGGTGAAGAGTGCCCAGCTATTCAAGATAGAAGTTTAGCCTCTATCCACATTTTGGCTGTAGGATTCGCACATTCACTCATCTTTTGTAGTTGCCAAAATTATCAGAATTGGCATTATTCTAGCCATTTAGGAACTTGAAATACACAAAAATTGCTTCTTCTATAAATAGTGCGAAGAACAACATTTGCTTAAAACAATTGTGATATATATCTTGTGAGTTATTATCTTTGGTAAGAACTTGAAACATTCTTTGTGTTTAGGCCTTGTGAGTTATATACAACAAGATTATGCCTTTCTCAGCGTATAAATCGCTTATAATGTTATGTGTAGTCAACAGGTTTTGAACGCGGAGAAGGAAGGACATCTTGCATCTTTGCGAGTAAGCATTCAAGAGACTGTTATGAGGTACATTGCTTACACTGTGAGTCAATTTTGAATCGTTCTGTTTCGTTGTTTTGTCAGCTTGGGAGGGTCTgaacattaaatatttaattattgatattATCAATTTGATAACCAATGTCAACTTCCGATTTGAGTTTACTTGACGTTTTCCCAAAGAGAGAGcattttttaatgtaataaaCAAAGCATGAATAGGTCATACTTTATATTAATGGATTCTTGATTATCTTCACTTTGGAGCAATAATGGCAGCGTTTATCAGCGTTGACTTTCAGAGCTGTTTCATCTACATGCTCTTATGCCTCTTCTCAATCGTCTGTTACACTCTCGTTTTCAAGAAACCGAAGGACTCACGAGGCTGTGATCTACCTCCGAGCCCACCATCACTTCCAATAATCGGTCATCTTCaccttctcctctcttctctatcCCACAAGTCTTTACAGAAAATCTCTTCCAAGTATGGACCCCTCCTCCACCTCCGGGTCTTTAACATCCCCATCATCCTTGTTTCTTCAGCCTCAGTGGCCGATGAGATCTTCAGGTCCCAGGACGTGAACATCTCATCCCGTGGTGCTGCTGCGATAGATGAGTCCCTCGTGTTCGGATCTTCTGGCTTTGTCTACGCTCCCTATGGTGATTACTGGAAGTTCGTGAAGAAGATCATCGTCACTAAGCTGCTCCGACCTCAGGTGTTGGAGCGGTCACGAGGAGTTCGTGCTGAAGAGCTACAACGGTTTTACAACAGAATTCTCGATAAGGCCAGGAAGAATGAGAACGTTGAGATCGGTAAGGAAGCGACGATGCTCATGAACAACATCTTGTGCAGGATGAGCATGGGAAGAAGTTTCTCAGAGGAGAATGGTGAGGCAGAGAGAGTCAGGGGCTTGGTGGGGGAATCATATGCCTTGGCGAAGAAGATTTTCTTCGCATCTGTACTGCGCAGACCACTTAAGAAGCTCGGGATCCCACTGTTCAAGAAGGATATAATGGATGTTTCCAACAAATTCGATGAGCTGCTAGAGAAGATTCTTGTGGAA
The Camelina sativa cultivar DH55 chromosome 15, Cs, whole genome shotgun sequence DNA segment above includes these coding regions:
- the LOC104746509 gene encoding uncharacterized protein LOC104746509 isoform X2: MEALIASTSFFLPISNSSSQIRFFHSSSSPNLKFGTFWKTLSSSSQLVVSSSSAISAPPSSTAPTQNTYWMVLLDKPPQWVSSKSDIVDYYVEILAKVLGNEKDAQMSIYDASFDTHFGFCCHIDEDASRQLVSLPGVLSVRPEAGYSSEKRNYGIGNQKVVSLFDHGTVKHWMVRIDKPGVGIVTKAQMVDHCVQLLSKVLWNEKDAQMCLYHVSWQSDFGFCCDLDENSAVELAGVPAVLAVVPDNSFESLNKDYEGDSTQDSGDQDDSESPPIKTKKLFITGLSFYTSEKTLRAAFEGFGELVEVKIIMDKISKRSKGYAFLEYTTEEAASAALKEMNGKIINGWMIVVDVAKTKPFRQNRSQPSSRF
- the LOC104746508 gene encoding cytochrome P450 705A20-like isoform X3, producing MLLCLFSIVCYTLVFKKPKDSRGCDLPPSPPSLPIIGHLHLLLSSLSHKSLQKISSKYGPLLHLRVFNIPIILVSSASVADEIFRSQDVNISSRGAAAIDESLVFGSSGFVYAPYGDYWKFVKKIIVTKLLRPQVLERSRGVRAEELQRFYNRILDKARKNENVEIGKEATMLMNNILCRMSMGRSFSEENGEAERVRGLVGESYALAKKIFFASVLRRPLKKLGIPLFKKDIMDVSNKFDELLEKILVEHKEKLDEEHKDTDMMDVLLAAYADENAEYKITRNHIKSFFVELFVGGTDTSVQTTQWTMAEIINNPDVFERLREEIDSVVGTSRLIQETDIPNLPYLQAVVKEGLRLHPPFPLLTRKFQEWCEIKGFYIPEKTFLVINAYAWMRDPDSWEEPNEFKPDRFLGSSRLGQEDEREEAQKYIPFGGGRRGCPGSNLASVFIGAAIGVMVQCFDWGIKGDKVDMEETFEGLTLTMAHPLKCTPVPRSLSFL
- the LOC104746509 gene encoding uncharacterized protein LOC104746509 isoform X3, with product MEALIASTSFFLPISNSSSQIRFFHSSSSPNLKFGTFWKTLSSSSQLVVSSSSAISAPPSSTAPTQNTYWMVLLDKPPQWVSSKSDIVDYYVEILAKVLGNEKDAQMSIYDASFDTHFGFCCHIDEDASRQLVSLPGVLSVRPEAGYSSEKRNYGIGNQKVVSLFDHGTVKHWMVRIDKPGVGIVTKAQMVDHCVQLLSKVLWNEKDAQMCLYHVSWQSDFGFCCDLDENSAVELAVVPDNSFESLNKDYEGDSTQDSGDQDDSESPPIKTKKLFITGLSFYTSEKTLRAAFEGFGELVEVKIIMDKISKRSKGYAFLEYTTEEAASAALKEMNGKIINGWMIVVDVAKTKPFRQNRSQPSSRF
- the LOC104746508 gene encoding cytochrome P450 705A20-like isoform X1, whose protein sequence is MCSQQVLNAEKEGHLASLRVSIQETVMSVDFQSCFIYMLLCLFSIVCYTLVFKKPKDSRGCDLPPSPPSLPIIGHLHLLLSSLSHKSLQKISSKYGPLLHLRVFNIPIILVSSASVADEIFRSQDVNISSRGAAAIDESLVFGSSGFVYAPYGDYWKFVKKIIVTKLLRPQVLERSRGVRAEELQRFYNRILDKARKNENVEIGKEATMLMNNILCRMSMGRSFSEENGEAERVRGLVGESYALAKKIFFASVLRRPLKKLGIPLFKKDIMDVSNKFDELLEKILVEHKEKLDEEHKDTDMMDVLLAAYADENAEYKITRNHIKSFFVELFVGGTDTSVQTTQWTMAEIINNPDVFERLREEIDSVVGTSRLIQETDIPNLPYLQAVVKEGLRLHPPFPLLTRKFQEWCEIKGFYIPEKTFLVINAYAWMRDPDSWEEPNEFKPDRFLGSSRLGQEDEREEAQKYIPFGGGRRGCPGSNLASVFIGAAIGVMVQCFDWGIKGDKVDMEETFEGLTLTMAHPLKCTPVPRSLSFL
- the LOC104746509 gene encoding uncharacterized protein LOC104746509 isoform X1, with the protein product MEALIASTSFFLPISNSSSQIRFFHSSSSPNLKFGTFWKTLSSSSQLVVSSSSAISAPPSSTAPTQNTYWMVLLDKPPQWVSSKSDIVDYYVEILAKVLGNEKDAQMSIYDASFDTHFGFCCHIDEDASRQLVSLPGVLSVRPEAGYSSEKRNYGIGNQKVVSLFDHGTVKHWMVRIDKPGVGIVTKAQMVDHCVQLLSKVLWNEKDAQMCLYHVSWQSDFGFCCDLDENSAVELAGFLIDAGVPAVLAVVPDNSFESLNKDYEGDSTQDSGDQDDSESPPIKTKKLFITGLSFYTSEKTLRAAFEGFGELVEVKIIMDKISKRSKGYAFLEYTTEEAASAALKEMNGKIINGWMIVVDVAKTKPFRQNRSQPSSRF
- the LOC104746508 gene encoding cytochrome P450 705A20-like isoform X2; protein product: MSVDFQSCFIYMLLCLFSIVCYTLVFKKPKDSRGCDLPPSPPSLPIIGHLHLLLSSLSHKSLQKISSKYGPLLHLRVFNIPIILVSSASVADEIFRSQDVNISSRGAAAIDESLVFGSSGFVYAPYGDYWKFVKKIIVTKLLRPQVLERSRGVRAEELQRFYNRILDKARKNENVEIGKEATMLMNNILCRMSMGRSFSEENGEAERVRGLVGESYALAKKIFFASVLRRPLKKLGIPLFKKDIMDVSNKFDELLEKILVEHKEKLDEEHKDTDMMDVLLAAYADENAEYKITRNHIKSFFVELFVGGTDTSVQTTQWTMAEIINNPDVFERLREEIDSVVGTSRLIQETDIPNLPYLQAVVKEGLRLHPPFPLLTRKFQEWCEIKGFYIPEKTFLVINAYAWMRDPDSWEEPNEFKPDRFLGSSRLGQEDEREEAQKYIPFGGGRRGCPGSNLASVFIGAAIGVMVQCFDWGIKGDKVDMEETFEGLTLTMAHPLKCTPVPRSLSFL